The following are encoded in a window of Poecile atricapillus isolate bPoeAtr1 chromosome 3, bPoeAtr1.hap1, whole genome shotgun sequence genomic DNA:
- the ABCG5 gene encoding ATP-binding cassette sub-family G member 5 gives MSGGASPTLEKKGSIGHTGEGKAAGELPDSISVQGVSYTIRERVGPWWNFSLYCKKWTRQILKDVSFHIESGQIMGILGNSGSGKTTLLDAISGRLGHKDNFLGEVYVNGRQLKREQFRDCFSYVPQSDTLLSFLTIQESLTYTALLTVKKCSNNSIKKKVDAVMAELSLSQIADKIIGSRNVVGISGGERRRVSVAAQLLQDPKVMLLDEPTTGLDCLTANQLVLLLSELAHRGRIVILTIHQPRSELFKLFDKISIMSFGEMVFCGNPMEMITFFSDCGYSCPEQSNPFDFYVDLTSVDTRSKEHELETYSRVQEFVSAYRNSEIFSEVLAAIEKTKFMKGLPPVPFKNKDSPSGFYQILILLRRTTRNLSRDKIGIIMRLLQNLLFGLFIAFSLLRLRNDLVQGAVQDRVGLVYQCVSAPPYTGMLNAVALFPPLRAISDQESKDGLYKKWQMLVAYIVHFLPFSVISVAIFSTFIYWTTGLYPDASRFGIFFAVVLASHMIGELLTLVILGVVQDPNIVQSGVVLLNSAGVIVGTGLVRTIEEMPTPFKLLSFLTFQKYSSEVLVVNEFYGLNFTCDGANSSTANNAACVFSQGIRFIEKNYPGALSRFTVDFLILYAFIPVLAIIAILSFKLRERIIDRQ, from the exons AGAACGTGTTGGCCCATGGTGGAACTTTTCTTTATATTGTAAAAAATGGACCCGGCAAATACTTAAGGATGTTTCATTTCACATAGAAAGTGGCCAGATTATGGGGATTTTAGGAAATTCTG GGTCTGGGAAAACAACACTTCTGGATGCAATATCAGGAAGACTGGGACATAAAGACAATTTCTTGGGTGAAGTCTATGTGAATGGACGTCAGCTGAAGAGGGAACAGTTCAGAGATTGCTTCTCTTATGTGCCACAG AGTGACACTTTGTTAAGCTTTCTCACCATACAGGAGTCTTTGACCTACACAGCTTTACTAACTGTTAAGAAATGTTCCAACAACTCCATCAAAAAGAAG GTAGATGCAGTTATGGCTGAGCTGAGTCTTAGCCAAATTGCTGACAAAATAATTGGAAGCCGGAATGTTGTAGGAATTTCTGGGGGTGAGAGGCGTCGGGTATCGGTTGCAGCGCAGCTTTTACAAGATCCCA AGGTCATGCTACTTGATGAACCAACGACAGGGCTGGACTGCCTGACTGCAAACCAGCTTGTCTTGCTTCTCTCAGAGCTTGCACACAGAGGCAGGATTGTGATTCTTACAATCCATCAGCCTCGCTCAGAGCTTTTCAAG TTATTTGATAAAATATCCATCATGAGCTTTGGAGAAATGGTTTTCTGTGGGAACCCTATGGAAATGATCACATTTTTTAGTGACTGTGGCTATTCTTGTCCTGAACAATCAAATCCTTTTGACTTCTATG TGGATCTGACATCTGTGGACACCCGAAGCAAGGAACACGAACTCGAAACCTATAGTAGGGTTCAGGAATTTGTATCAGCCTATAGAAACTCGGAAATCTTTAGCGAAGTACTGGCAGCCattgaaaaaacaaagtttATGAAGGGATTGCCACCAGTACCATTCAAAAACAAAGACTCACCCAGTGGCTTTTACCAAATATTGATTCTTTTACG GAGAACAACAAGAAACCTCTCCAGAGATAAGATAGGCATCATCATGCGTCTCCTCCAGAATCTGTTGTTTGGCTTGTTTATAGCCTTTTCCCTTCTTAGACTAAGGAATGACCTGGTCCAGGGAGCCGTGCAAGACCGCGTGGGGCTTGTCTACCAGTGCGTGAGTGCCCCCCCCTACACAGGGATGCTCAATGCTGTGGCCCTGT TCCCACCTCTACGTGCTATCAGTGACCAAGAAAGCAAAGATGGCTTATATAAGAAATGGCAAATGCTTGTAGCTTATATAGTCCATTTCCTGCCCTTCAGTGTCATCAGCGTGGCCATTTTCAGCACCTTCATATACTG GACTACAGGATTGTATCCTGATGCTTCCAGATTTGgaattttctttgctgttgtCCTGGCATCTCACATGATTGGTGAACTACTAACACTTGTTATACTTGGTGTGGTTCAAGACCCAAATATAGTCCAAAGTGGCGTGGTGCTACTTAATTCAGCTGGTGTGATAGTGGGAACGGGACTAGTAAG GACCATTGAAGAAATGCCAACACCTTTCAAACTACTCAGTTTTCTTACGTTTCAAAAATACAGCAGTGAAGTCCTTGTAGTCAATGAATTTTATGGCTTAAACTTCACATGTG ATGGAGCCAACAGTTCCACTGCAAATAACGCCGCGTGTGTTTTCTCCCAAGGCATCCGGTTCATTGAAAAAAACTACCCTGGGGCATTGTCCCGGTTCACAGTGGATTTCCTCATACTCTATGCTTTTATACCAGTACTTGCCATTATTGCAATTCTAAGCTTCAAATTACGGGAGAGAATTATTGACAGACAATGA